In Lachnospiraceae bacterium, the DNA window ATTCTGCACATATTGCACATAAGAAATAAGACCATTGTTACGGGCCGCGTCCAGCGTTGCAATGCTGATACCTAAAATTTCTGCTGCTTCTTTTCGTGTAATAAGTTTTTCCATAAAGCATATTTCCTCCAATCTGTCAAGTTTGTCATCGTGTTTGTTCAAAGCCACATGAATACGCTGGCAGCCGAAACTGCCAGCGCATGGTATCTGATTTTGAACAGGAAGCTGCAAACGCTTCCTATTTATATAACTCAGCTTTCATCACATTTGCCACGCCCCCTGACGATGGGAACACAACAGGTCTCCGCTGGCGCGGCTGTCATAACTCCGCAGCATCGTTCGTATCGTGTGCCGCAGGGTTCCCCCCAAGTCTTTGGCGGGCCGTGAGGAAGTATCTTTAAGCCCCCATGCAGTCATCGCGCCGAATCTGCCACAATCCGTTTTATGAAATCGTAGATCGCTCCGAAGAAGTCTTTTCATCACCTCCCTGACTGCTCCATCTTCGCGGCGTTTCATATTCGCTCGTACATGGGTTATGTACCTGTTGTGCTGTCTATTCGATTGTCAATGTACTGATGAAGGATGAAAACTTGTCCTTCTTATTAACACTGACAAAAAAGGCAAAAAACAGGCGCATCAAATGAAATTTTATCAAAAATATTTTACAAGCTGCTTTAATCCACGGCGGATACTCTCTCGGACACGGCTTGGGTCTACACCTTCTACTTCGGCAATTTCATTTACCGTCATTCCCAGATAGTATCGGGCATAAATTCGCTTTGCCTGTTTCTCCGGCAGCTTCATCACAGCGGCATAGACCTGCTCCTGAAACTGTTTTTCCTCCAGAACCATCTCCGGTGTCTGCGGCTTCAACAGCACTGCATTTTCAATGCCATTCTCGTAATCCAGAGAATACTGTGCTTTATAACGATACATCTTTCGCTCATACGCAGCCTCCGCACGTTCAGCTGCTCGAATAGTCTCCATTACTCCCTCTGTCACATCTACAAAAAAGTCTGTTGTATAAACATCAGGATAAAGTTCCCGAAGGTTAATTTTCTTCATTATGTACCTCCATTTCGATTCACGGGTGATTGACGGGTGAATCGAATGGAGGCGGAGACCGACACCGGCAGACAACCGGGTCATCTCCGAAAAAATGGCAACAAAAAACGCCAGATTTCCGTGAGAGAAAACTGGCGCGCCAAGAACAGCCATTATTATACTGAATTACATGGAACGATAATGCCGATGCAATGTTATATTTGCCCGGAGGAGGAGCAATGCTTTTTTTAACTGATGTAGATCATGTGAGCTTTGAAAAAGCAAACGAGACACGGCAAAATAACCTCCCATCGGCTACCGTGTCCCTGCAAGTCGTCATAGGTTTGTGTAAACGCAAAGAAACGGCGGCTCTGAAAATCAAAGCCGCCGTTTCAAATGGGCGTGTCAAATTGTCTGCTCTACGACGGCTTTTTTTCTTTTGCCGTCGTCCGGCAGAGTATTATTCAATATTTAATTCAATGTTTCCAGTGAAATTCTCACATTCAATGCCAATATAATTTCCACCATCAGGAAGTGTAATTATGTCACTATAAGTTCCGGTTGCTTCAATCAACGTGACTGCTTCATCAGATCCAGAAATCCAAAATACTTTTGCAGTACCTTCCGTAATCTCCAAGGTGCAATCAATGGACAGCTCCTTACCGGCTTCTCTCTTTATGGAAGTTCCTCCGAACAAATACTCTGTACCTGAAAAGTTCGCATAATCAGCCGTATAAGTCCCTGTATAATCATCAATTCCTTTTTCTTTTTCCCCTTGACAGATGAACAGGCAGCACGCCTTTTGGATGCTATCCGAGATTTGCCGCCTTATGTCTTTGTCATGATTGGTTTATATGCAGGGCTGCGCCGGGAAGAAATTCTTGCTCTGCAATGGGATTCAGTATATCTGGATACGGATACTCCATATCTGACGGTAAGGCGGGCATGGCACACAGAACACAACAGACCGGTAATCTCAGACGAATTGAAAACCAAGGCTGCGGAGAGAAATATCCCTCTTCCTGTTTGCTTGGCTGAGTGTTTGAAAACAGCAAAGGAAACATCGACTTCGGAGTATGTGGTTTCAAACCGGGACGGCGAACCGCTGTCCTACACGCAGTTTAAGCGACTTTGGCAGTATATTGTTACGAGGACGGTCAAGGAGCGGAGCTATTATCGGTATGAAGATGGAAAAAGAGTAAAGCATACTGTCACACCTGTCTTGGGAGAAAAGGCTGCTCATAACGGAAAAGTGGTTTACAGTCTGGACTTTGAAGTAACACCCCATCAGCTGCGGCATACTTACATTACCAATCTCATTCATGCATCGGTAGATCCCAAAACGGTTCAATACCTGGCAGGCCATGAAAGCAGCAAGATTACCATGGACATTTATGCAAAGGTTAAGTACAACAGACCAGATGAGCTGGTCAGATCAATGAACTGTGCGTTTGCAAGCTGGGATGCAGCACAGTAATAACAAATAGGAAATGAAGCAGGAGCGAGGCAAGGATGTCTCGCTCTTTGTTTTACCTCAGCCGTATCTTTGATTAAGTCGAGGCTTTCTGATAAAAAGAGAGTGTAGATACGGAGACTACACATTATCAAGAAAGGACGATCAAAGATGGCAAAAAAGAAAACACAGATCCCGAAGTACGGGACCATTACATTGAAAGGAATCCAGTATTACAGAACCAGGATTACGGATGCAGATGGCAAAGAGTTGAGTTTGTATGCCGCAACTTGTGAAGAATTGTATGAGAAGCAGTTAGAGGCCCGGAAGCAGGTGGAAGAAATTATCTTTCACCGGCAGCACCCGACAGTAGCCGAGTATGGAGAGAAGTGGCTGCTGATGCAGTCGGCAAAGGTGTCTGCGTCTACACTCAGAGGTTATACGAGGGATATGACAAACTATATCATAAAACCTCTGGGAGAGATGTATATGGAAGAAGTGACCGCTGACGATATTCGGCTGGCACTTGTTCCATTGTCAAAGAAATCGGAAGGCTTATACAATAAGGTCAATATGCTACTCAAGTGCATTTTTTATGCGGCAGAGAGAAACCAAATTCTTGAACACAATCCCTGTGCGGGAATATCGGGCAAGGGCGGAAAACCATCAAAAAAGAGAGAGGCATTGACAGATCAGCAGGTAGCCGTGCTTCTGGATACAGTCAAGGGGCTTCCTCCATATTTGTTTATTATGCTCGGTTTGTATTCTGGTCTGCGCCGGGAAGAAATTCTTGCACTGCAATGGGATTGTGTATTTCTGGACGAGGATACACCTTATCTATCGGTGAGGCGGGCATGGCGTACAGAGCATAACAGACCCGTGGTTTCTACCGTGCTAAAGACTCCGGCGGCAAAAAGGGATATTCCGATACCGAAGTGTTTGGTGGATTGTCTGAGAGAAGCGAAAGAAAATTCCATATCAGATTATGTGATCGCTGACAGCAAAGGAGAGCCACTGGCTGCTTCGCAGTTTCAAAGAGTGTGGCAGTATGTCGTTGTCCGCTCCACTAAGCCCCGGAACTATTATAAGTATGTGAATGGACAGAGCATCAAATACACGGTTACCCCAACGCTGGGCATGACCCAGAAAAATCAACCCAAAATCAGATATACGCTGGACTTTGATGTAACCCCGCATCAGCTGCGGCACACTTACATTACCAATCTTCTCTATGCTGGAGTTGATCCAAAGACCGTTCAATACCTTGCCGGACACGAAAACAGCACATGACAAACGCATGAGTAAATAAATTGTGAACACGCCCCTTTTCTGATAAAATTAAAAGAAAAGGGGTGTTGATACATGCAGGAATTATTAGATTGGCTGGAATACATAGAAGATGATCGTCAGCAAAGGAAAGTTCGTCATACATTGAAGGACATTCTTGTTATTGTATTGTTTGCAACACTGGCAAATGCGGATGACTGGGTGGAAATGGCATTGTTTGCGGAAAGTTATCAGGATTATCTACGCAAATATATTGAGTTAAAAAACGGAATACCATCTCATGATACAATAAGACGTGTAATGGGGATGATATCACCGGAGATCATACAGCAGCTTTATGGAAAATGGCAGGATCGATTAAATCAGAATGAAGGGGAACTACTGAAGAAGATCATTTGTATAGATGGTAAAACCATGCGCTCCAATAAAAGAGGAGATGGGAAGGCATCCCACATTGTATCAGCATGGAGTAAAGAGTCAGGTTTCTGTCTTGGACAAAAAGCAGTTGAAGAAAAAAGCAATGAGATCGTAGCGATCCCGGAATTGCTGGACAAGATCCAGATAAAAGGCCAGCTCGTAACAATCGATGCAATGGGAACGCAGACTGCAATAGCGGAGAAAATAAAGAAAAAACGGGCAGACTATGTGCTGGCATTGAAGAGAAATCAAAACAGTCTGTATGAAGATGTACAAGAATACTTTTCAGACGAAGAGTTCCAAAAAGAGATCCGTGAAAGAGGTAATTACAAAAAAACCCAGGAAAAAGCACATGGTCAGATCGAGATAAGGGAGTATTATCAGACAGAGGATATAAAGTGGTTAAGCCAGAAAAAGAACTGGAAAGGACTGTCCAGTATAGTAATGGAGAAGAAAACGCTGAAGAAAGAAGGAAATACAAGAATAGAGAACCGTTATTTCATCAGCAGTTTAAAAGGAGACATTGAACAGGTCAGCCGTGCAGTGAGAGGACACTGGAGTATAGAAAGCATGCACTGGTATCTGGATGTAACATTCCGGGAAGATGCGAATACAACCATAGATAAGCTGGCGGCACAAAATTTGAATATCATAAGGAAATGGAGCCTAAGTATTTTGAAACCGGCACAAATAACAAGACATAAGTTGTCGATGCGAAAGAAAAGGTTTGTACTTAGCTTACGCCCAATTCAGTATCTAGAAGAACTTTTAGAAGCTTAAAAAATAACAGAAAGCAGAATTGATGCCAGATGATCGTTCGTGCGTTTGTCGTGGAAAACAGCAAAACAACTATGGACATCTATGCAAAAGTGAAGTACAATAAACCAGAGGAGCTGTTTGGGGTAGTAAATGGTGCGTTTCATCAGGCTATTGCTGAATGAAAAAAAGGCCGTATTTTATGGTCCGCACACCGGATAACTGAGAAGCAGAAAGCCGGAAAAGCCCGGAGTATCAAGGGAAAACAGCTCAAAAACTCGCGCAATACGGTCTCAAAGCAGCTCGTCGCGCTCCGCAGTTCAGCAAGCGATAATCGACTGCTCAGACTATATCAAAATGGTTCAAAAACCCCGGAAAATCACAATGTCATTAACTTTAGCAAAGAGCAGAAATCGTAAGCATTTATAAAACTATGATTCCTGCTTTTTGTTTGTATATGGGCATACTTATCCCCTTCTCTTTGTATTCGTATTTTTTAGCTCAGTACGCTCTTTTATGGGTATTCGAATATTTTCCTGCTAATTGCCCTTTCGTTCTGGTATAATGCCGATCAGGACGAATGGGAACAAGATTTTTACTGATATCTTCATATATTTGCTGAAATAACATATTTTTCTTTTGACCATCCGTTTCAAGAAGTATATAAATCAGATCATTTTTTAAGATTCCAATACTAACAGTCTGATTGATCATCATTTTATGTTTTCTGTTCGCTTCTTTCTGATCCAGTTCACGCTCTGCATCTAATATGATATCTTCAACTAAATTGCTCAGATATATAGTGCTGTATATATCTTGTAATAACAGAATAGGTTTTGTTCCTGTAAAATTCTCTAACTGCAACCGACTCTTTAGCGTTTCATACGCAGTCTCTATCCCCCACCTCATATGATATAATTCTTTTATTTCTTCTGTATGAAATTCAGTTTGTGGAAGATTTGTAGCCAAAACTTCTAAACTTCCGTTTTCTAATAGGATTTTTACCATACGCAATGAAATTTCACCTAATTCTTTCATACGTTCTCCATCTGGCGTTCCCTCGTAATGTCTGATTCTTGACTTATCAAGTTTTATTTTAACTAGCTGATCCTTTTCTGTTAAACTGTTTTGCTCTTTTTTGTAATCACTGCTTTTTAAACGTACGATAAATTTAATATCCTTATCCATCATATGTATAAACGCTGGCGTAGAAGGATATCCTCTGTCCATGATAATAATGTAGGGAATGCTGCCTATTGTTTCCGGTATTCGCTCCATCTGTTTTTCGGCCAGGCGCATTTCATTAAATTTCACCTTATTACAGTCACTTTCCAGTATCATACGATTCATTACATCATAAATACAGCCTAATCCTATTTGAGCTTGGGGCTTTGCGTTTTTCCGGCTTGCAGAACCATATAGTTTCAGTGTTTCAGCAGTGGTAGGAATATTAATATCTGAGCCGTCAGCGGCTAATATTAAATGATCTTTATAAGTTGAAAAGGTGGAATCTGCATAAAAGTTACGGTTATGATATTTATATAATTCTAAAAAAGCATCTGGATTAAGTTTCATACGCTGTTTCAGATATCCTGGTTTTGAAATAGACACACCAGGATGAGCAAGTTTCATATAATTTCTCAGTTCCAATGCCAACGTCAGCCCCTTTCTGTTTATCATCGTGAAAAGAAGATCCTGAAGAGGCATTTTTCGAATTCTGGTAAAATAATTTTTATTACCTGATCGGCAAAATGCCTTAAATTCATCAGAAGTCATTTTTTCTATATCCATGAATATACGTTTCTGAGAATGCTTCATGCATAATCACATCCTTTTTTGAGCAGGTTCATGGCTTCTTTTTACAATATAAGCATATCAAAAAAAGCAGAAGATATCTAATCCATTTCGGAATAAATATCTTCTGCTTTTAAGTTAATGACATTGCGGAAAATCAAGGTTTTCCGGGGTTTTCTTATACCTAAACGGACTAATATAGTTTGACCCCATTTGACCAAACGAGAGCCGTTTTCACCCAATTTTTAGTGGTTAAAAATAGGACAATCGACAAAAATGGGGTTCCAAAACGGCCTTAGTGGTTAAAAAATAGGACAACCAGAGAGCAATTTCGGGGGTATTTTTGAGGGTGATTTTGGCACTCTCAGACACCTGATTTTTCGCTGGAGGGTTTGGCATAATCTGACCAAATCCGAACAATTAAATACGATTCTAATGCAGGCACTCAGTAATAAATAACTGGGTGCTTTTTGTCATGGCAAGGAGGAAAGTGACTATCGTGCTTGCACGAATAGTCATTTGACGACCGCTGATCAGTGTGAGATGCTCGAAGGGTATCTCACACTGAATTTCAGGGAAAAAGATTCCGACATTAGAAAGGGCCGTCACTTTATGATTTTGAAGTGGTGGCTTTTTCTATTTCCAGAAACAACAGTAACAATCAGAAATGAGGTGAAGTCATGAACACGCAAATCATTGCCATTGCCAACCAGAAAGGCGGCGTTGGCAATGGCAATGACCTGTGCCAACTTGGGAATCGGGCTGGCGCAGGCCGGAAAGAAAGTCCTGTTGATCGACGGAGACCCGCAAGGCAGCCTGACGATCAGCTTGGGCAATCCCCAGCCGGACAAGCTGCCCCTTACGCTGTCGGACGCTATGGGGCGTAATTAGCGCAGAGGGAAAAAGTATTTTCGCCCATGACCCTGGCGGCAAGGTGGCAGAGGGGTATCGAAATCTGACGAAGGAGGTGTCTACATTAAGCATAACAATTTATCTGCTGGAACGAGAACCTTTAAGCCAGACACACATGGGGCTGAACTGGTTCCTGATATGAAAATTGTATCTGAAAACATTTTTATAAAGACAAAGGGAAATGCATTGACAAGTGAAGACTTTGCTGATTTCGTAAGAAAAAATGAAATTTGTGAGTTTTATATTGCTGGTGCAGATGCTATCGCATGTGTAAAATCCACTTGCTACAATATGGCTAAGATGGGATATATCGTTCATGTTCTATCCGATTGTATCACAAGCTATGATAAAAGAAAAATAGACGAGATGCTTCAATACTATGAGAGTAAAGGGTGTATTGTTGAGAAACTGAACGAAGTTATGTAAGGCTACCACGATAATGAGAAGGCAGATTCTAATTGGCAGAGTAGTTAGCAAAGCCAGCCGGGCCAGTCGACGGTAAAATGAACGGGCTGTGCCCGCCGTTAACAGTCCCGCCTGTCCTTTTCTGCACACCTTACTTTTTCAGCTTTAAGCCATCTCGGAATGCTTCGCCCACACGCTCGGTGACTTTATAATAGCCGTGGGTGTAGGGGTCAAATGCGATGGCGTGGACCTTAGACATATCAATTTTTCCATCCACCATAACGCTCTCATCGGCAGTGACATTGACCACCTTGCCGATGACGCCGCATCCGTATTCATTGTTCTGATACTCGATGAACCTGCACTCCAGGCAGATCGGGAACTCGTTGATGACAGGGGCATCTACAGTTTCTGCTTTGCTGGCGGTCAGACCGCTGCGGGCAAATTTATCGGCGACTTTATTGCCGGACTCTACGCCGAAATAGTCTGCTTCCACTATGTGGGCAGCATCGGCAATGCTGACGGTGAATGCTCCCCGTGCCTTGATGTTCTGTACGGTCTTGTGTGTCTCGGTGAGGTTCAGAACAACGGAGTCCCGCTCCTGCATGGTGCCCCATGCGGCGTTCATGACATTGACGCTGCCGTCTTCGTTGTAAGTTGCAACCATCAGAACCGGCATGGGGAAAATGCCTTCGGTAATTTTCAGTTTTGTTCTCATGATAACTCCTCCTTGTGATCATATTGACAGGACTGTTCATCCTGCTTATAATTATATCCACACAAATTGTAAATTCAAGTACTGATAATTATGAAAGGTACTATCTTAGGAGAAAGTGAATGATACAGAACTATATTGAGAACGCCAATTTCGAAGATACCGGCTTTGCCTACACGTTGTCGCTGATCTCCGGCAAGCATAAGATGGTCATTCTTTACTGCCTGATGGAGTTTGAGACGGTGCGATTCAATGAGTTGAAACGGTATCTGAAAACCATTTCCGACAAAACTCTCAGCACGAATCTCAAAGAGCTGGAAGCGGATAAACTGATCGTCCGCACCGAGTATCCGCAGATCCCGCCGAAGGTGGAATATACGCTTTCGGAACGAGGAAAAACGCTGATGACTGTGCTGGATCAGCTCTGTGTCTGGGGCGAGGAGAATCGACTGACAGAGTGACAACTTCCAGATTGTATAATTTTAAAATTTGAAAAAGGAGGAATCGTGTACGATTCTTTAGGTATTTATCTATGAGAAGAAAAGATCGAGAAGTAACAAATATTATTGAAATTCTGCAGATTATTGAAAAAGCGAAAGTCCTGCATCTTGCTTTGTTTGATGCTGATTATCCCTACATCGTTCCACTTCACTACGGATACGAATATACAGAGGGTATCTTGATTTTCTACATGCACTGCGCAAAAGAAGGGCATAAGCTGGATCTGATCAGAAGTAATCCAAATGTGTGCATTGAGGTAGAATGTGATGTTGAGCTTATATCCGGCGGAGATGTAGCTTGCAAATACGGAGCATCATTTGCATCTGTGATTGGGCGTGGCCGTGCAGAATTAACAGAGGATGTGCAGGAGAAAATACGAGGCCTTTCGCTCTTTATGAAAAATCAGACAGGTCGTGAATTCAATATCAATGAAGAGATGGCATCGACAGTAGAGGTCATCAAAGTTGTTATATCAGAGTTCACAGCCAAATCAAGACCAAAAGCTTAACAGCATGAGCTTTACGTTTATGCTGATTATATGAATTGTACTGATCGGTGCAGGTACGCTGATAATGGTACTATGAGATAAATCGGGAAGTTGGAAGAATAAAAAGGATGAAGAAATGACGGTTCAACAATTAAAATATATTTTGAAGGTAGCAGAAGTTGGCTCTATTACCGAAGCGGCAAAACTGCTTTTTATATCACAGCCAAGTATGTCCAATTCCATCAAAGAAACGGAAAAAGAGGCTGGTATCACCATTTTTCTCCGCAGTAGAACCGGAATTACTCTGACAAAAGATGGTGCTGAATTTCTCGGTTATGCTCGTCAGGTGATACAGCAGATGGAACTGCTGGAGGATCGGTATGTTACAAATCTTCCGGGGAAAGTGACATTTGGAGTATCTTCTCAGCACTATACTTTTACGGAAAACGCTTTTGTGGAGTTAGTTAAGCGTTTTGGACAAGAACGATACGCTTTTTATTATAATGAAACCGGAACACATCAGATATTGGATGATGTGAAAAATCGTGTCTGTGATTTAGGTATTCTTTATTTATCGCATGAAAACGAAGTCATCATGCGGAAAGTGATAGAGGAAAACCATCTGGTGTTTACCGAGCTATTTTCAGCAAAGCCTCATGTTTTTTTGCAAAAAGATCACCCATTGGCATCGAAAAAAGTAGTTTTCATCCATGACCTTGCACCTTATCCGCGGCTAAACTTTGTACAGGGAGAGTATGAATCTGTCTATTTTTCAGAGGAACTATTCAGCTCCATCCCGGTGGATAAGGAAATTCGGGTCAATGACAGAGGGGCTATTGTCAACTTCATGCTCGGACTGAATGCCTATACTATTTCAAGTGGCATTTTCCCGAAATATTTGAACGGAGAAAATATCATCTCCGTTCCGCTTGCAGAAAATGAAACAATGCATATTGGATATGTGTTGAATGAAAATCAGGAATTGAGTGAACTTGGAAAAAGCTATCTGGAAGAATTACGGAAATATGCCCCAGCCAATCCATAGCTATAGGCTATGAATAATCATATAAAATAGGTGTTATGTATGTATCGCTGTTTGCTGATATAATAACAGTAGAAAGGTGGTTGATTATTATGCCTATAGCGGTACTGAGCAATTTTCTCATTTATTGTGTTGCAAATGCCTTTACTCCGGGACCGGGAAATATTCTGGCATTAAATACCGTAACAAACTATGGATATAAAAAAGGAAAGCCGCTGTTCTTTGGAATTTTTGCAGGCTACTATGTAGTACAAATCATATGCGCAATTTTCGTATATGGGGTTAATTCTTTGCTTCCAAATGTAATGGAAGTGATGAAGTACATCGGAGCAGCCTATATACTGTGGCTTTCGATTCATATTGCTTTCAGTAAGAAGACCTCAGAAAACACAGAGCAATCCGCATCGTTTCTGAAAGGCTTCATGCTGCAATTTGTCAATGTGAAGATTTATATGTTCGGAGTTACCGCACTAACGGGTTATGTTGTAGGATATATGTCCTCTTTTCCAGCTTTGCTGTTTTTTGAGCTGGTTATTGCAACAATCGGAACGATCGCAACCTGTACTTGGATTGGCTTGGGTGTACTGATTCAGAAGTTTTATCTGCGGCATTTCCGTGTTATTAACATTATCCTTGCACTAACATTACTGGAGTGTATTTGGGGAATGTTAAGATAATTGTTGCTTTGAGAGCAATTTTAATTAACAATCGGAATTTTTCATTACAGTGTTTTGCTAAAGGAATCCGATGGAGCTATACCCTGGATTTTTCTGTATTCTCTGGGTGATATTTTGACGATAGACTGAAAAGCGCTTGAAAATTTTCCCTGGGTTTGGTAGCCTACCTGGGAAGCAATATCCGCGATAGTGTCATTTGTTTCCCGTAATAATTTCATAGCCTGACGCACTCGAAATTCCTTCATATAGGTGGCGATAGGCTGACCGTAGACTGCCTTGAATATCTCCTTTAGAGTGGAGGTATTTATCAAATACTGTTTGGAAAGTTCTGCAATCGTAAATCGTTGATTCAAGTGCTCTGTCAACTGTTGATGAATTTCTTTGATCAATTCGGTTTGCTGGGAGAAGTATTGAGTCAATTCTTTATGCTCCGATTTCATGTTGCTTAAATAAATCAAAATTTCCAGCACCTTCAATTTCAAGAGGGAAATTCGAACGGATACAGGAGTAGAAAAGAGTGGGGCAAAAATGTGCTCTAAATCGGAACAGGACGGGATTGCGGATGGCTTTCCGGAGCAAAATCGATTCTGTAACTGGTCTGCTTCCACACTGGCATTCTTTAAAACTTCCGGGCAAATGGAAGAGAGCTGTTTCAGATCCACGGAAATGGATATTCCCTCTGAATATCCTAGGGGAAACATCATGGCGGAATCCGCGCAGCAGGCCATACTGTGTGCTGTCACATCACCTGTACCTAAATAGACGGCAGTACCGCCTTGCATATTCCAACCTACGCGACCACTGCGACAATAGTAAATTTCTAAAACAGAATCCGAAGCATCATGCCGAAACTTGACCTCTGAAGCAAGAAAAACATTGAAGGATACCTCTATTCCAGGAAAAGTTTCATATGCCTCCATACACCCTTTTCCAGCGGTAACCGCTCGAAACTGTTCTCCAAAGAGTGTGGTACCCGTTCCACCAGCCCGGCAATGCTTCAAGGCGAGGGTGCCGTTTGGGATCTTTTGAAGTTTTTGAGCGATAACTTTGGATTCTTCTTTTTTCATGGCGTTCCTTTTTGTTTTTCTACTTGCGATGGACAGGCGATTTTTACAAGCCACTCAATCATGCGATGGAAATTTCGGGCCTGCTCGGTATCAGCCGCTTTATAATAGACCTCTTTTCCGTCCCGGCGGCTAACGATCAGACCCGCTGATTTCAACTGCTTGAGATGGTGAGAAATTGCAGGACTGCTCATATTTACCATGGCTGAAAGATTGATAACACATTCCTCACAGTGGCAAAGCAACCAAAAAATGCGAATACGGCTGCCATCCCCCAGCTGCTTGAAAATATCAGCTACGGTTTGAAAGTTTTCTACGCTGGGCATATATTCCAGTTCATGCTCGATAGTTTGTCCGTGGTCGTGGGGTAAGTGGTTCTGAATCATTTAGCACTCCTCCTTGAAGTCTATCTTATCATAGACCGGAGAGAAAAGAAACTTTACTTTTGAGATGTTTCTGGTTCAGGGCCAGCGTCATGGGTGTAATCCAAGATACGGACACCATCGCCTACCTCTTTCTGCACCAGCTCCCGCATACGCTTAGCAAAAGGACAGGGGTAACCAATGGGAGTCCCTTTGCTGATGCAAGAAGCAAAAGCAATGGTGTCAGCGTCCTGTTCTACCAGAGAACGGGCCCGCAGCACCGCTTTTTTTCCGGGGCAGCCACCGCAGTTGATGAAGCCCACTAACTGAATATCATCCTCTCCCATAAAAGCGCCTTTTCTCTCTCGGATTGTCCGAAAATCCCGGCTTCCGGGGCAGTAATCCTCTGTCTGCATACAACGAATAATGCCAAGTTTCATATTAGTTTCCTCCTTAATTTAGGGCCTGGCATTCAGATTTGGCCGATCCATTGTCTATTATTATGTAACCAGCTTTTCCAAC includes these proteins:
- a CDS encoding helix-turn-helix domain-containing protein, with protein sequence MEKLITRKEAAEILGISIATLDAARNNGLISYVQYVQNGCVYFTSAGLQEYIAKCTHRAKPAEKNATYRKPRRAGV
- a CDS encoding sigma-70 family RNA polymerase sigma factor, which translates into the protein MKKINLRELYPDVYTTDFFVDVTEGVMETIRAAERAEAAYERKMYRYKAQYSLDYENGIENAVLLKPQTPEMVLEEKQFQEQVYAAVMKLPEKQAKRIYARYYLGMTVNEIAEVEGVDPSRVRESIRRGLKQLVKYF
- a CDS encoding ISAs1 family transposase — its product is MQELLDWLEYIEDDRQQRKVRHTLKDILVIVLFATLANADDWVEMALFAESYQDYLRKYIELKNGIPSHDTIRRVMGMISPEIIQQLYGKWQDRLNQNEGELLKKIICIDGKTMRSNKRGDGKASHIVSAWSKESGFCLGQKAVEEKSNEIVAIPELLDKIQIKGQLVTIDAMGTQTAIAEKIKKKRADYVLALKRNQNSLYEDVQEYFSDEEFQKEIRERGNYKKTQEKAHGQIEIREYYQTEDIKWLSQKKNWKGLSSIVMEKKTLKKEGNTRIENRYFISSLKGDIEQVSRAVRGHWSIESMHWYLDVTFREDANTTIDKLAAQNLNIIRKWSLSILKPAQITRHKLSMRKKRFVLSLRPIQYLEELLEA
- a CDS encoding IS4 family transposase; translated protein: MDIEKMTSDEFKAFCRSGNKNYFTRIRKMPLQDLLFTMINRKGLTLALELRNYMKLAHPGVSISKPGYLKQRMKLNPDAFLELYKYHNRNFYADSTFSTYKDHLILAADGSDINIPTTAETLKLYGSASRKNAKPQAQIGLGCIYDVMNRMILESDCNKVKFNEMRLAEKQMERIPETIGSIPYIIIMDRGYPSTPAFIHMMDKDIKFIVRLKSSDYKKEQNSLTEKDQLVKIKLDKSRIRHYEGTPDGERMKELGEISLRMVKILLENGSLEVLATNLPQTEFHTEEIKELYHMRWGIETAYETLKSRLQLENFTGTKPILLLQDIYSTIYLSNLVEDIILDAERELDQKEANRKHKMMINQTVSIGILKNDLIYILLETDGQKKNMLFQQIYEDISKNLVPIRPDRHYTRTKGQLAGKYSNTHKRAY
- a CDS encoding flavin reductase family protein produces the protein MRTKLKITEGIFPMPVLMVATYNEDGSVNVMNAAWGTMQERDSVVLNLTETHKTVQNIKARGAFTVSIADAAHIVEADYFGVESGNKVADKFARSGLTASKAETVDAPVINEFPICLECRFIEYQNNEYGCGVIGKVVNVTADESVMVDGKIDMSKVHAIAFDPYTHGYYKVTERVGEAFRDGLKLKK
- a CDS encoding helix-turn-helix transcriptional regulator, with the translated sequence MIQNYIENANFEDTGFAYTLSLISGKHKMVILYCLMEFETVRFNELKRYLKTISDKTLSTNLKELEADKLIVRTEYPQIPPKVEYTLSERGKTLMTVLDQLCVWGEENRLTE
- a CDS encoding pyridoxamine 5'-phosphate oxidase family protein; amino-acid sequence: MRRKDREVTNIIEILQIIEKAKVLHLALFDADYPYIVPLHYGYEYTEGILIFYMHCAKEGHKLDLIRSNPNVCIEVECDVELISGGDVACKYGASFASVIGRGRAELTEDVQEKIRGLSLFMKNQTGREFNINEEMASTVEVIKVVISEFTAKSRPKA
- a CDS encoding LysR family transcriptional regulator encodes the protein MTVQQLKYILKVAEVGSITEAAKLLFISQPSMSNSIKETEKEAGITIFLRSRTGITLTKDGAEFLGYARQVIQQMELLEDRYVTNLPGKVTFGVSSQHYTFTENAFVELVKRFGQERYAFYYNETGTHQILDDVKNRVCDLGILYLSHENEVIMRKVIEENHLVFTELFSAKPHVFLQKDHPLASKKVVFIHDLAPYPRLNFVQGEYESVYFSEELFSSIPVDKEIRVNDRGAIVNFMLGLNAYTISSGIFPKYLNGENIISVPLAENETMHIGYVLNENQELSELGKSYLEELRKYAPANP
- a CDS encoding LysE family transporter; amino-acid sequence: MPIAVLSNFLIYCVANAFTPGPGNILALNTVTNYGYKKGKPLFFGIFAGYYVVQIICAIFVYGVNSLLPNVMEVMKYIGAAYILWLSIHIAFSKKTSENTEQSASFLKGFMLQFVNVKIYMFGVTALTGYVVGYMSSFPALLFFELVIATIGTIATCTWIGLGVLIQKFYLRHFRVINIILALTLLECIWGMLR